The following proteins come from a genomic window of Pseudomonadota bacterium:
- a CDS encoding response regulator transcription factor, with the protein MRILIVDDEYSLLKQLQQLFESQRYTVETATDGEDAFDKLFATSFDLIILDIMMPKVDGLTVLKEIRKAGIKTPVLMLTAKGDVDDKIKGLDLGADDYLPKPFSSDELMARVRALFRRSGGQIESVLQVYDLKLDTVSRDVTKDKKLLELTPREFSILEFLLYNKNRVVSRFSLAEHVWGDDFDPFSMSNFMDVHIKNLRHKIGDSIIQTIRGVGYIIKDQQE; encoded by the coding sequence ATGAGAATTTTAATTGTCGATGACGAATATTCGCTGCTTAAACAATTACAGCAACTTTTTGAAAGTCAGCGTTACACAGTTGAAACGGCAACAGATGGCGAGGATGCGTTTGATAAGTTGTTCGCTACCTCTTTCGATTTGATTATTTTGGATATCATGATGCCTAAGGTCGATGGCCTGACTGTTTTGAAAGAGATTCGAAAAGCCGGAATCAAAACTCCGGTTCTGATGCTCACGGCTAAAGGAGATGTGGATGATAAGATCAAGGGGCTTGATCTTGGAGCAGATGACTATCTGCCAAAACCATTTTCTTCGGATGAACTGATGGCGCGTGTCCGCGCCCTTTTCAGGCGATCAGGCGGTCAGATTGAGTCGGTATTACAGGTTTATGATCTTAAGCTTGATACCGTTAGCCGGGATGTAACAAAAGACAAAAAGTTGCTTGAACTGACTCCCAGAGAATTTTCTATTTTAGAATTTCTTCTTTATAATAAAAACAGAGTAGTATCCAGATTCAGCCTGGCCGAACATGTTTGGGGAGATGATTTTGATCCTTTCAGCATGTCAAATTTTATGGATGTTCATATCAAAAATCTTCGGCATAAA